One part of the Bacteroidales bacterium genome encodes these proteins:
- a CDS encoding BamA/TamA family outer membrane protein, producing the protein MSLIAVTANGQKSIADTTVMQDKVKTGWNFGLLPAISWDNDLGFQYGGLINLYHYGDGARYPLYNHSIYLEVSAYTRGSGIYRMMYDSDQLIKGIGLTIDVSYLPNQAYNFYGWNGYEAAYQPEWEDDGEPAEIYRSRVFYRYDNRMFRFKTDVNGKLSGKFRWLAGLQYYHFDIATVDVDKLNKGKNDDDRLPPTSEQPGLYDKYVDWGLIPFDEATGGSLALLKGGVMYDSRDNKPNPMRGIWSEAAIEVAPKALGTISKGYAKLSITHRQYFTIIPRQLAFAARVSMQTTVAGHTPFYMQPLIITSLLRGATEEGLGGVRNLRGAPRNRVVGDGIAYGNFELRWKALRATFWNQNFYLGVNAFADAGQVIKKIDIREHVESLKFPDQDDYFDFGAEGLHVTYGLGIRIAMNQNFIVAADYGIAVDKRDGTSGFYIGLNYLF; encoded by the coding sequence TTGTCTTTAATAGCGGTTACTGCAAATGGGCAGAAAAGCATTGCCGATACTACCGTGATGCAGGATAAAGTAAAAACCGGCTGGAACTTTGGCTTGCTGCCGGCCATCTCCTGGGACAACGACCTGGGCTTTCAGTATGGCGGCCTGATCAATCTTTATCATTACGGCGACGGAGCTCGCTATCCACTCTACAACCATTCTATTTACTTGGAAGTGTCGGCATATACCCGTGGCAGTGGCATTTACCGAATGATGTACGACAGCGACCAACTGATAAAAGGCATTGGTCTCACCATCGACGTGAGTTATCTTCCCAACCAGGCCTACAATTTTTATGGCTGGAATGGCTACGAAGCGGCCTATCAGCCGGAGTGGGAAGATGATGGAGAGCCTGCCGAAATTTACCGGTCGCGTGTATTTTATCGTTATGACAATCGCATGTTTCGTTTCAAAACAGACGTAAACGGGAAACTATCCGGGAAGTTCCGTTGGCTGGCAGGCCTGCAGTATTACCATTTCGATATTGCAACAGTTGATGTAGATAAGCTCAACAAAGGCAAAAACGATGACGATAGACTTCCGCCCACCAGCGAGCAACCCGGACTTTACGATAAATATGTCGATTGGGGATTGATCCCTTTCGACGAAGCTACGGGCGGCAGCCTTGCGCTACTCAAGGGCGGCGTGATGTACGACAGCCGCGACAACAAACCCAACCCCATGCGCGGCATTTGGAGTGAAGCTGCAATCGAAGTTGCGCCCAAAGCACTGGGGACCATCAGTAAGGGTTATGCTAAACTTAGCATCACGCATCGCCAGTATTTTACAATTATTCCGCGCCAGCTCGCTTTCGCTGCCAGAGTATCCATGCAAACCACCGTGGCCGGACATACACCTTTTTATATGCAGCCGCTCATCATCACTTCGCTGCTGCGTGGCGCCACCGAAGAAGGGTTGGGAGGAGTGCGCAACCTGCGCGGCGCACCCCGCAACCGCGTGGTGGGAGATGGAATTGCATATGGAAATTTTGAGCTGCGTTGGAAAGCGCTAAGAGCCACGTTCTGGAATCAAAACTTTTACCTGGGCGTCAATGCTTTTGCCGACGCTGGGCAGGTAATCAAGAAAATAGATATCCGGGAACACGTGGAATCGCTGAAATTCCCCGATCAGGATGATTATTTCGATTTTGGGGCTGAGGGGTTGCATGTTACGTATGGCCTGGGAATCCGCATCGCTATGAATCAAAACTTTATCGTTGCCGCCGATTATGGCATCGCCGTCGATAAACGCGATGGCACAAGCGGTTTCTACATCGGGCTGAACTATTTGTTTTAA
- a CDS encoding trypsin-like peptidase domain-containing protein, whose translation MFKTKNTSSDKNDQSLLDSYSQTIVGVARRASGSVVNIRITKENMPQPANAPQPFGAGSGFAIAEKGIILTNHHVIHQHKELMVTLPSGKMLRPTVIGVDAATDLAVLKIDDNSLPPLSFADSDKLQPGQIAIAIGNPLGFQHTVTAGVVSALGRSLRSQSGRMIDDIIQTDAALNPGSSGGPLMDSAGNVIGVNTAIIKQAQGICFAVSSNMAKYISETLINDGKIRRAWLGITAQTIRLQPEMIKTHVLKQNSAVYVSAVSQVPGIDNSGLHKGDLLVAIDSRAISSIDDLHKALTKETIGKPLSATLLRNNQLIEQKLVPAEM comes from the coding sequence ATGTTCAAAACAAAAAACACCTCCTCTGATAAAAATGACCAGTCGCTGCTGGATAGTTATTCGCAAACCATTGTCGGCGTTGCACGTCGCGCTTCGGGATCGGTGGTCAACATTCGCATCACCAAAGAAAATATGCCACAGCCTGCCAACGCACCTCAGCCTTTTGGGGCGGGATCAGGTTTTGCAATAGCCGAAAAGGGAATCATCCTCACCAACCATCATGTGATACACCAGCACAAAGAATTGATGGTGACGCTACCTTCGGGCAAAATGCTTCGCCCGACGGTGATAGGCGTCGATGCAGCCACAGACCTGGCAGTTTTGAAAATTGACGACAATAGCCTGCCACCGTTATCCTTTGCTGATTCCGACAAACTGCAGCCCGGGCAAATCGCCATAGCAATTGGCAATCCGCTGGGCTTTCAGCATACGGTGACGGCGGGCGTGGTGAGCGCGCTGGGACGCAGCCTGCGCTCGCAAAGCGGCCGCATGATCGATGATATCATACAAACCGACGCAGCCCTGAATCCCGGCAGCTCCGGCGGCCCATTGATGGACTCTGCCGGAAATGTGATTGGTGTCAACACAGCCATCATCAAACAGGCCCAGGGCATCTGCTTTGCCGTTTCTTCCAACATGGCCAAATACATTTCCGAAACCCTAATCAACGATGGGAAAATTCGCCGCGCCTGGCTGGGTATCACAGCTCAAACCATCAGACTGCAACCGGAAATGATCAAAACACATGTTTTGAAGCAAAACTCGGCAGTATATGTTTCGGCAGTAAGCCAAGTGCCGGGTATCGACAACAGCGGGCTGCATAAAGGCGACCTACTGGTGGCAATCGACAGCCGGGCGATATCCTCCATCGACGATCTGCACAAAGCACTCACAAAGGAAACTATCGGAAAACCTTTATCAGCAACGCTGCTGCGCAACAACCAACTGATAGAGCAAAAGCTGGTGCCAGCGGAAATGTAA
- a CDS encoding prolyl oligopeptidase family serine peptidase: protein MIKKPFAFLAISMLVMIAHAQQQPLDHTIYDKWKVLEKTNISPNGEWVTYEVNPGKGDGMLYFFNTKSQTTDSVARGYGARFAGNSEYIVFKIKPTEDTLRKAKLAKKEKDDLPKDSLGIFAPGVPVRKFAQVKSFKVAEEGGDWVAFLHEKLQPVKDTTDKSDTAKTEKEKPVRGKKKKKKAEGSRLVLLNMANDSMYRFEDVTDYSLSRNEQLIAFITCTSDSIDSTRVFRFDPKLAIADTLFNSQGFARQLAVDEQGDQLAFVYSADTSKTKNFDLAYWQKEKALAAIIVDSAADGLTAGWRVSEHRAPTFTRDGAQLYFGTAPRNEPEPKDTVPKDEKVLVDVWNWRDDYIQPQQKKMVDNERKRSYLAVWHPDGRRMVQLADELVQDVATPGKDKTPFVLGYSNKPYRIEAQWDGFYRDFYTIDVNDGSKKLLTAKASSSVALSPEGKYFVWYSPTDSAWYLRDVKTDEVRSLTKPLPFAFYDELNDVPQLPGNYGYAGFTKDDRYVLINDRYDIWRFDMRGKEAPVRITDGVGRDNNLQFRYWKLDRRQDYIEKEMMLYAFDLKSRASGFYSATAEKAAAARKLIMQPYSFDDLSQARDAKTLIWRKSDFDLYPDLYYSDENFENPVRISHLDSQRAPWRWGDVQQVQWISANGDSLEGLLYTPENLDASTKYPMLAYFYERNADNFHRFYHVTPSRSIINPAWCVSNGYVVFVPDIPYTTGFPGQSAENAIVSGTLAMAGQFPYIDRNRMGIQGQSWGGYQVAYLVTQTNLYAAAMAGAPVSNMASAYGGIRWGSGMSRMFLYEKTQSRLGGSLWEMPLRYIENSPLFFADKVETPLLIMHNDNDGAVPWYQGIEMFMALRRLQKPVWMLTYNDEEHNLTRWPNRVDLSIRMMQFFDHYLKDAPEPVWMKDGVPAIDKATERGYELEEE from the coding sequence ATGATTAAGAAACCCTTTGCTTTTCTTGCTATTTCGATGTTGGTAATGATTGCGCATGCGCAGCAACAACCCCTTGATCACACCATTTACGATAAGTGGAAAGTTCTCGAAAAAACCAACATCTCGCCAAACGGAGAGTGGGTGACCTACGAAGTAAATCCCGGCAAGGGCGACGGTATGCTCTATTTTTTTAATACAAAAAGCCAAACCACCGATTCCGTGGCGCGTGGCTATGGTGCCCGGTTTGCAGGAAATTCGGAATACATTGTTTTTAAAATTAAACCTACTGAAGATACATTGCGCAAAGCAAAGCTGGCCAAAAAAGAGAAGGATGATTTGCCCAAAGATTCGCTGGGTATCTTTGCGCCGGGAGTGCCGGTGCGTAAGTTTGCGCAGGTAAAATCGTTTAAAGTTGCGGAGGAAGGCGGCGATTGGGTGGCTTTTCTGCATGAAAAGCTGCAGCCTGTAAAAGATACAACCGATAAATCGGATACCGCCAAAACCGAAAAAGAAAAGCCGGTTCGTGGCAAAAAGAAAAAGAAAAAAGCCGAAGGATCGCGGCTGGTACTGCTCAATATGGCCAACGACAGCATGTACCGTTTTGAAGATGTGACGGATTATTCGCTTTCGCGAAATGAACAACTGATTGCTTTCATTACCTGCACCAGCGATTCTATCGACAGCACGCGCGTGTTCAGGTTCGACCCAAAATTGGCAATTGCAGATACCTTATTTAACAGCCAAGGTTTTGCGCGACAGTTGGCCGTGGATGAGCAGGGAGACCAACTCGCTTTTGTTTATTCGGCTGACACATCCAAAACTAAAAATTTCGACCTCGCATATTGGCAGAAAGAAAAAGCGCTGGCTGCCATCATTGTAGATAGCGCTGCCGACGGATTGACTGCCGGATGGCGTGTGAGCGAGCACCGTGCGCCTACTTTTACGCGTGACGGAGCGCAGCTTTATTTCGGTACGGCTCCCCGAAACGAGCCGGAGCCAAAAGATACGGTCCCCAAAGACGAAAAAGTTTTGGTAGATGTTTGGAACTGGCGCGACGACTATATCCAGCCCCAGCAAAAGAAAATGGTCGACAATGAGCGCAAACGCAGCTACCTGGCTGTGTGGCATCCCGATGGCCGGCGCATGGTGCAGCTCGCAGATGAGCTGGTGCAGGATGTAGCAACTCCGGGAAAAGATAAAACGCCTTTTGTGCTGGGCTATTCTAACAAACCATATCGGATTGAGGCGCAGTGGGATGGTTTCTATCGCGACTTTTACACCATCGACGTGAACGATGGCAGCAAAAAATTGCTCACGGCCAAAGCTTCTTCGTCGGTAGCGCTTTCGCCGGAAGGGAAATATTTCGTTTGGTATTCACCCACCGATTCGGCCTGGTACCTGCGCGATGTGAAAACCGACGAGGTCCGTTCGCTTACCAAACCATTGCCTTTTGCTTTTTACGACGAGCTGAACGATGTGCCGCAACTGCCGGGCAATTATGGTTATGCAGGCTTTACCAAAGATGACCGATATGTGCTCATCAACGATCGCTACGATATCTGGCGCTTCGATATGCGTGGCAAAGAGGCGCCGGTGCGTATCACCGATGGAGTGGGGCGTGACAACAATTTGCAGTTTAGATATTGGAAACTCGACCGGCGTCAGGATTACATTGAGAAGGAAATGATGCTTTATGCTTTTGACCTGAAGAGCCGTGCAAGTGGATTTTATTCCGCTACAGCGGAAAAAGCTGCAGCAGCCCGCAAGCTGATTATGCAGCCGTATAGCTTCGACGACCTGAGCCAGGCTCGCGATGCCAAAACGCTGATCTGGCGGAAATCGGATTTCGATCTCTATCCCGATCTTTATTACAGTGACGAAAACTTTGAGAATCCTGTGCGGATTTCCCACCTCGATAGTCAGCGTGCACCTTGGCGCTGGGGCGATGTGCAGCAGGTGCAGTGGATCTCCGCCAATGGTGATTCCCTCGAAGGCCTGCTTTACACCCCGGAAAACCTGGATGCTTCCACAAAATATCCGATGTTGGCATATTTCTACGAGCGCAATGCCGACAACTTTCATCGCTTTTATCACGTCACTCCAAGCCGCTCTATTATCAATCCGGCATGGTGCGTGAGCAATGGCTACGTGGTTTTTGTACCCGACATTCCCTACACAACCGGGTTTCCGGGCCAAAGTGCCGAAAATGCTATCGTGAGCGGCACGTTGGCAATGGCTGGACAATTTCCCTACATCGACCGCAATAGAATGGGCATCCAGGGTCAGAGTTGGGGCGGCTATCAGGTGGCTTATCTGGTGACGCAAACTAACCTGTATGCTGCTGCTATGGCGGGCGCTCCGGTGAGCAACATGGCGAGTGCTTATGGCGGCATACGCTGGGGTAGTGGCATGAGCCGAATGTTTCTGTATGAAAAAACGCAAAGCCGGCTGGGCGGTTCACTTTGGGAAATGCCATTACGATACATAGAAAATTCCCCTCTGTTTTTTGCTGATAAAGTAGAAACGCCGCTGCTCATCATGCACAACGATAACGACGGTGCCGTGCCGTGGTATCAGGGCATCGAAATGTTTATGGCCTTACGGCGACTGCAAAAACCTGTGTGGATGCTTACCTACAACGACGAAGAGCACAATCTCACCCGTTGGCCCAATCGTGTAGATCTTAGCATACGAATGATGCAGTTTTTCGATCACTACCTAAAAGATGCGCCGGAACCTGTGTGGATGAAAGACGGCGTGCCCGCCATCGACAAGGCTACCGAAAGAGGATACGAGTTGGAAGAGGAATAA
- a CDS encoding amylo-alpha-1,6-glucosidase, whose protein sequence is MAYIYFDKEQLINLEYCLKREWLRTNRAGAYSASTIVNCNTRKYHGLLVVPQPHFGDTPHVLLSALHETVIQHDAEFNLGIHKYQNNVYHPKGHKYVRDFQVDPVPVITYRVGGVVLMKEIVFSSNEEMVMIKYTLKEAHSPTTLRLTPFLAFRQIHALSNANNDVLTDYQPVPHGAAFCMYPGYSTLFLQTSVENKYTHQPDWYYNVEYTHEKLRGYDYLEDLYVPGYMEFKLKKDESIVLSASIRQIKPKALEMKFAQELKSRSAATDFRSALENTAQQFVITKNDKPEIVAGYPWYGLLGRDTFMALPGLLLTRGDTTTYLRIIDNMIARMKGIFFPTAVLDTHTEYHSVDTQLWFFWALQKYAAHTHQELNLWQQYQEVMKNILNAYAEGTWFNIRMQSNGLLAAGEEGYPLTWMNAVDEGRPVTPRAGNPVEVNALWYNAIMFALDLAKAAGDKPFIKKWMNISHQIRMAFVENFWSEANSYLADFTSADFKDFSVRPNMLLAASLPHSPLDELKRKKILDIIARELLTPRGLRTLSPKHIRYKGVYQGNSQQRDEACHQGTVVAWLAGHYAEAYLMLYGKSGLPVVKNIFKSFEEEIQKSGLGSISEYFDGDPPHDSAGATHMATAVAELLRIDQMIRQVEK, encoded by the coding sequence ATGGCTTACATTTATTTCGATAAAGAGCAGCTGATCAACCTGGAGTATTGCCTCAAGCGGGAGTGGCTGCGCACCAACCGTGCAGGGGCTTATTCGGCGAGTACCATCGTCAACTGCAACACACGCAAATACCATGGATTGCTGGTGGTTCCGCAGCCACATTTTGGAGATACGCCGCATGTGCTGCTCTCGGCACTGCACGAAACTGTGATACAGCACGATGCCGAGTTCAACCTGGGAATTCACAAATACCAAAACAACGTTTACCATCCCAAAGGTCATAAATATGTTAGGGATTTTCAGGTGGATCCGGTGCCGGTAATCACCTATCGCGTCGGTGGTGTGGTGCTAATGAAGGAAATCGTGTTTTCGTCGAACGAAGAGATGGTGATGATTAAATATACGCTCAAAGAAGCACACTCTCCTACTACATTGCGGCTCACGCCATTTCTGGCTTTCCGGCAAATCCATGCACTCAGCAATGCCAATAACGATGTGCTTACAGATTATCAACCGGTGCCACACGGCGCTGCTTTTTGCATGTATCCGGGTTATTCCACATTATTTTTACAAACGTCAGTAGAAAATAAATACACACACCAGCCCGACTGGTATTACAATGTGGAATACACGCACGAAAAGCTGAGAGGGTATGACTATTTGGAAGATCTGTATGTGCCGGGGTACATGGAGTTTAAACTTAAAAAAGACGAGAGCATCGTCCTCTCGGCCAGCATCCGGCAGATAAAACCCAAAGCTCTTGAAATGAAATTTGCTCAGGAGCTAAAAAGCCGCTCCGCCGCCACCGACTTCCGTTCGGCACTCGAAAACACCGCGCAGCAGTTTGTCATCACCAAAAACGACAAACCCGAAATAGTGGCCGGCTACCCGTGGTACGGCTTGTTGGGGCGCGACACTTTTATGGCTTTGCCGGGCTTGCTGCTCACACGCGGCGACACCACCACTTATCTTCGCATCATCGACAATATGATTGCCCGCATGAAGGGAATTTTCTTCCCGACCGCCGTGCTCGACACACATACGGAGTATCATTCGGTGGACACGCAGCTTTGGTTTTTCTGGGCTTTACAAAAATATGCAGCTCATACACATCAGGAGCTGAACCTTTGGCAGCAATACCAGGAGGTGATGAAGAATATTTTGAACGCTTACGCCGAAGGAACCTGGTTCAACATACGGATGCAAAGCAATGGACTGCTCGCCGCCGGAGAAGAGGGCTATCCACTTACGTGGATGAACGCTGTGGATGAGGGACGTCCCGTTACGCCTCGTGCCGGTAATCCTGTGGAGGTAAATGCACTGTGGTACAATGCGATAATGTTTGCTTTGGATTTGGCGAAAGCCGCCGGCGATAAACCCTTTATAAAAAAGTGGATGAACATCAGCCATCAGATTAGGATGGCTTTTGTGGAAAACTTCTGGAGTGAAGCAAACAGCTACCTGGCCGACTTCACCAGTGCTGATTTCAAAGACTTCTCGGTACGTCCTAATATGCTGCTGGCTGCAAGCCTTCCGCACTCGCCGCTCGACGAGCTGAAGCGCAAAAAAATCCTCGATATCATCGCCCGTGAGCTACTCACCCCGCGCGGTTTGCGCACCCTCTCGCCCAAACATATTCGCTACAAAGGCGTCTATCAAGGCAACAGCCAACAACGCGACGAAGCCTGCCATCAGGGTACGGTGGTGGCGTGGCTCGCAGGACATTACGCTGAAGCCTACCTGATGCTTTACGGAAAGAGTGGCTTGCCAGTAGTAAAAAACATTTTTAAATCTTTTGAAGAAGAAATACAGAAATCCGGATTGGGCTCCATCTCCGAATATTTTGACGGTGACCCACCCCACGATTCTGCCGGCGCAACGCACATGGCCACCGCAGTGGCCGAATTGCTGCGCATCGATCAAATGATAAGACAGGTGGAAAAGTAA
- a CDS encoding glycosyltransferase family 4 protein encodes MKILMFGWEFPPHITGGLGTACYGLTQSLAGEGAEIIFVAPKAYGDEDQSAVRLMGASDIEIDASDPDTIEFWKRVTYLEIGSNLIPYVTPEAFRRIVEEQQQQKESTEDLVLKTKFIFNGGYGADLLAEVSRYALIAAGLAGKQQFDVIHAHDWPTYPAGITAATISGKPLIVHVHATEFDRSGPNINKEVYDIERRGMIAADRVIAVSNYTRNTIIEKYGIAPEKVVTVHNGIAAATNYTGNKTRHLKEKIVTFLGRLTQQKGPEYFIEAAHLLLQHSDNVRFVMAGSGDMLPKLVRQVARLGIGTRFHFTGFLDEQEVQQLFAVSDVFVMPSVSEPFGLVPLEAIRANVPVVISRQSGVSEVLDHVLKVDFWDVDALADAIHGLLSYNSLANEFKKHGKNEVNQLNWDNAAREVMKVYEDVVAVSQLT; translated from the coding sequence ATGAAAATACTCATGTTTGGCTGGGAATTCCCACCACATATCACCGGCGGACTAGGAACCGCCTGCTACGGACTCACCCAGAGTCTGGCGGGCGAAGGCGCCGAAATCATTTTTGTAGCACCCAAAGCTTACGGCGACGAAGACCAGTCGGCAGTAAGGCTGATGGGCGCTTCCGACATCGAAATTGACGCCTCTGATCCCGACACCATCGAATTTTGGAAACGTGTGACTTATCTCGAAATCGGTTCTAACCTAATCCCGTACGTAACTCCTGAAGCATTTCGCCGCATCGTGGAGGAACAACAGCAGCAAAAAGAATCCACCGAAGACCTGGTACTTAAAACGAAATTCATCTTTAACGGAGGATATGGCGCCGACCTTCTAGCCGAGGTGTCGAGGTATGCTCTGATTGCGGCAGGTCTGGCAGGTAAACAACAATTTGACGTGATTCATGCACACGACTGGCCCACCTATCCGGCAGGAATCACTGCCGCCACCATCAGTGGAAAGCCACTGATAGTGCACGTGCACGCTACCGAATTTGACCGCTCAGGGCCCAACATAAACAAGGAAGTGTACGACATCGAACGGCGTGGAATGATAGCTGCCGACCGCGTGATAGCGGTGAGCAACTACACCCGCAACACCATCATCGAAAAATACGGCATCGCACCGGAAAAGGTGGTGACGGTACACAATGGCATTGCAGCAGCAACAAATTACACAGGAAATAAAACGCGCCATCTGAAAGAAAAAATAGTGACTTTTCTGGGGCGTCTCACGCAACAGAAAGGACCCGAATATTTTATAGAGGCAGCGCACTTGCTGTTGCAACACAGCGACAATGTTCGTTTTGTAATGGCCGGCTCCGGCGATATGCTCCCCAAATTGGTACGTCAGGTGGCACGGCTGGGGATTGGTACACGCTTTCATTTTACGGGCTTCCTCGACGAGCAGGAGGTGCAGCAGCTTTTTGCCGTAAGCGACGTCTTTGTGATGCCATCGGTATCGGAGCCTTTCGGGCTGGTACCTTTGGAAGCTATCCGCGCCAACGTGCCTGTGGTTATCTCGCGGCAGTCGGGCGTATCGGAGGTACTCGACCATGTATTGAAAGTAGATTTCTGGGACGTGGATGCTTTGGCCGACGCGATCCATGGCTTGCTCAGCTATAATTCGCTGGCAAATGAATTTAAAAAACATGGCAAAAACGAAGTGAACCAACTGAATTGGGATAATGCTGCGCGCGAAGTGATGAAAGTGTACGAGGATGTTGTCGCCGTAAGTCAACTCACCTGA
- a CDS encoding FliG C-terminal domain-containing protein, producing the protein MDKQCGAQNVEETADGKSYRQAEPENADAGGAKKQTDERDRSSDFSFEHLKDISNEKLKKLLKDIDAENLAYALRDAGEDIRDRVLPNLTKSARQEYDQMMEKMKKIKKEDIARGREKIAQAFSRLFNS; encoded by the coding sequence GTGGATAAGCAATGCGGGGCACAAAACGTTGAAGAAACTGCAGATGGAAAATCTTATCGGCAAGCAGAGCCGGAGAATGCAGATGCCGGCGGCGCTAAAAAACAAACCGACGAACGTGACCGGAGCAGTGATTTTTCATTTGAACATCTTAAAGATATTTCCAATGAAAAGCTGAAAAAACTCCTAAAAGACATCGATGCCGAAAACCTGGCTTATGCGCTGCGCGATGCTGGCGAGGACATTCGCGACCGCGTGCTGCCCAACCTCACCAAGTCGGCACGCCAGGAATACGATCAGATGATGGAGAAAATGAAGAAGATCAAAAAAGAAGACATCGCCCGTGGCCGCGAAAAGATTGCGCAAGCTTTCAGCCGGCTTTTTAATTCATAG
- a CDS encoding D-alanine--D-alanine ligase, protein MTKKTIAVIAGGDSGEYDISIKSGAVVAETLDTQKYDAFLIHIRGSEWFYQSGEEKIAIDKNDFSLLLPGGRIHFDCVFCAIHGTPGENGRMPAYFEMLGIPFTASGSLISALTFNKNYCNRVVASYGVLTARSIHLFAGDQVDADEILQQLTLPVFVKPNAGGSSVGMSKVKLEEELLPAIKKAFAEDTEILIEEYVEGRELTCGVFRNNGELLVLPLCEVVSKNDFFDFEAKYNPSLASELVPAPIPEELAERIADISQFVYQKLNCKGVVRADYIYSAKSDQLYFIEINTVPGLTRESIVPKMAAAADISLTGLFTMLVEETLKDE, encoded by the coding sequence ATGACAAAAAAAACGATAGCCGTTATTGCCGGTGGCGACTCAGGCGAATATGATATTTCGATAAAAAGCGGCGCTGTTGTGGCCGAAACGCTCGATACCCAAAAATACGATGCCTTCCTGATCCATATCCGCGGAAGCGAATGGTTTTACCAAAGTGGTGAAGAAAAGATTGCTATTGATAAAAATGATTTCAGCCTTTTGCTGCCTGGTGGACGCATCCATTTCGACTGTGTTTTTTGCGCCATCCACGGCACTCCCGGCGAGAATGGGCGTATGCCGGCTTATTTTGAGATGCTCGGCATCCCTTTTACTGCTTCAGGTTCGTTGATCTCGGCGCTCACGTTCAACAAAAATTACTGCAATCGTGTGGTTGCTTCTTACGGCGTGCTTACAGCGCGTTCTATTCATCTTTTTGCCGGAGATCAGGTGGATGCAGATGAAATTTTGCAACAGCTCACCCTTCCGGTTTTTGTAAAACCCAATGCCGGTGGGTCGAGTGTGGGGATGAGCAAAGTAAAGCTTGAAGAAGAGCTCTTGCCTGCCATCAAAAAGGCTTTTGCCGAAGACACCGAAATACTCATCGAAGAATATGTGGAAGGTCGCGAGCTGACCTGTGGCGTGTTTCGCAATAATGGGGAGCTGCTGGTGCTGCCGCTGTGCGAAGTTGTGAGCAAGAATGATTTTTTTGATTTTGAAGCCAAATACAATCCATCGCTTGCCAGTGAACTGGTGCCGGCACCTATTCCCGAAGAACTGGCAGAGCGCATCGCCGACATTTCGCAGTTTGTATATCAAAAGCTCAATTGCAAAGGTGTGGTTCGTGCCGACTATATTTATTCCGCGAAAAGCGACCAACTTTATTTTATCGAAATCAACACAGTTCCCGGCCTCACCCGCGAGAGTATCGTGCCCAAGATGGCGGCCGCAGCGGACATCTCCCTTACCGGGCTTTTTACCATGCTCGTCGAGGAAACACTAAAAGATGAGTGA